A portion of the Granulosicoccus antarcticus IMCC3135 genome contains these proteins:
- a CDS encoding sulfotransferase, translated as MTSLVPLMVRTFGRTGSTLLMQILGTNERICFERLYPFEHRYLTYAYNLARMPSLPPQMDEQWNNDSMFRCNATAVGCLPYGKLNTIDKESLAKNLFVSIWKELSHNIKTTQGLPHSEPCFYAEKVPHQVADRSNELLNARSIFLLRDPRDEMVSIKQFNIKRGFHSFGWTEDDTDVSYAQKMCRNRIKFLHHMMSFTTEQHRIRFRYEDLVLKGPEEVSRLSEWLGLDLDYQSAISDKSVKSRHMTSKSPAASVERWRAELSEEVKAIFAKELGDELIQLGYSI; from the coding sequence GTGACTAGCTTGGTTCCATTGATGGTCCGGACATTTGGCCGCACAGGCTCGACATTGCTGATGCAGATTCTGGGTACCAACGAACGAATATGCTTTGAACGGCTGTACCCATTCGAGCACCGATACCTTACGTATGCCTATAACCTGGCGCGCATGCCGAGCCTGCCACCGCAGATGGACGAACAGTGGAATAACGATAGTATGTTCCGTTGTAATGCCACGGCTGTCGGGTGCCTTCCGTACGGAAAGTTGAATACCATTGACAAGGAATCTCTTGCCAAGAACCTTTTTGTCTCTATCTGGAAAGAATTATCCCACAACATAAAAACTACGCAAGGCCTGCCTCATAGCGAACCCTGCTTCTACGCTGAGAAAGTTCCGCATCAGGTTGCTGATCGATCCAACGAGCTACTCAACGCGCGGAGCATCTTTTTACTCAGAGACCCTCGCGACGAAATGGTTTCTATCAAGCAGTTCAATATAAAACGGGGCTTCCATTCATTCGGCTGGACAGAGGATGATACCGATGTTTCCTACGCACAGAAAATGTGCCGAAACAGAATCAAGTTCTTGCATCACATGATGAGCTTCACCACCGAACAGCATCGAATAAGGTTTCGCTATGAAGATCTGGTGCTTAAAGGACCCGAGGAGGTTAGCAGGCTGTCTGAATGGCTTGGCCTGGATCTCGACTACCAGTCTGCCATCAGCGACAAGAGCGTCAAGAGTCGGCATATGACCAGCAAGAGTCCCGCTGCATCTGTAGAACGCTGGAGGGCTGAGCTCAGTGAAGAAGTAAAAGCGATTTTTGCAAAGGAGCTGGGAGACGAGCTCATTCAACTCGGATATTCCATCTGA
- the tnpC gene encoding IS66 family transposase, with protein sequence MPDPHLLNPPQTLDEARTQIEQLWGVVGQLESIVSELKAQNEELVEQVRELNERMGKSSRNSSRPPSSDSTSQRANRKKKPKSTKRKGAQPGHEKHERPLVPESDVDQIQRYFPSAACGCGGSIFVDPEPRCRHQVFDIPVVRFSVIEHQLFGGQCNGCGKHHCAQTPDSVPSGQMGPNLVALIAHLSGRYHLSIRNIQDYLVQHWQLHFSLGAISQAQAKATSALGDPYRQIGDFVRQQPVAHADETRHFRGNECRWLWSLVCVQACYFLTQASRGKEAADRLLGEFTGYLVTDDYVGYNRVPESRRQLCWPHLIRKFIDIAGRVSNGGKIGRRLLLLAHAVIRPRHRWQDQLIDEAVYYRRMQRLRRSFHQTLERGARLRIDGRTKRQCQHLLKRESMCWTFLKDHRIPLDNNSAERALRPYVIWRKLSFATQSYQGDQFRPLILSIVGTAQRIGISSYQFIRIACHQSMIEGEVKVRFPFDTPRLATS encoded by the coding sequence GTGCCCGATCCTCATCTATTAAATCCACCCCAAACGCTTGATGAGGCTCGCACTCAGATCGAGCAATTGTGGGGTGTGGTCGGTCAGTTAGAATCGATAGTCTCAGAACTTAAAGCGCAAAATGAGGAGCTTGTTGAACAGGTTCGAGAGCTGAACGAACGCATGGGCAAAAGCTCGCGTAACTCCTCCCGTCCACCCTCTTCAGACTCCACCTCGCAACGAGCCAACCGAAAAAAGAAACCCAAATCTACAAAACGAAAGGGTGCGCAGCCGGGTCATGAAAAGCACGAACGCCCGCTGGTACCCGAAAGTGATGTCGATCAGATTCAGCGCTATTTTCCGAGCGCGGCCTGTGGCTGTGGTGGCTCTATTTTTGTCGATCCCGAGCCACGCTGTCGTCACCAGGTGTTTGATATCCCGGTGGTGCGTTTTTCAGTGATTGAGCATCAGCTGTTCGGTGGGCAATGCAACGGGTGTGGCAAACATCATTGCGCCCAGACTCCCGATAGCGTGCCTTCGGGGCAGATGGGCCCCAATCTGGTGGCACTTATCGCTCATCTGTCCGGGCGTTATCATTTGTCGATTCGTAATATTCAGGATTATCTGGTTCAGCACTGGCAGTTGCATTTCAGTCTCGGTGCCATCTCTCAGGCTCAGGCAAAAGCGACGAGCGCATTAGGCGACCCGTACCGACAGATTGGCGATTTTGTTCGCCAACAACCCGTGGCGCATGCCGATGAAACACGGCATTTTCGCGGCAATGAGTGCCGTTGGCTGTGGTCGTTAGTGTGTGTCCAAGCTTGCTATTTCCTGACACAGGCCTCGCGCGGCAAAGAGGCTGCCGATAGGCTGTTAGGCGAATTCACAGGGTATTTGGTCACTGATGACTACGTGGGTTATAACCGTGTACCGGAAAGTCGTCGTCAACTGTGTTGGCCGCACCTGATTCGAAAATTCATCGATATTGCTGGACGGGTAAGCAATGGCGGCAAGATCGGACGCCGACTTTTATTACTTGCCCACGCGGTTATCCGCCCCCGGCATCGATGGCAAGATCAACTCATCGACGAGGCCGTTTATTACCGGCGAATGCAGCGACTACGCCGCAGCTTTCACCAGACGCTGGAGCGAGGTGCCCGGCTACGAATCGATGGGCGAACCAAACGTCAATGCCAACATCTTCTCAAGCGAGAATCGATGTGTTGGACCTTTCTCAAAGATCACAGGATCCCGCTAGACAACAATAGCGCTGAGCGTGCGCTTCGGCCCTATGTGATCTGGCGCAAGTTGAGCTTTGCCACCCAATCGTATCAAGGCGATCAGTTTCGTCCCTTGATACTGAGCATCGTGGGCACTGCACAACGGATAGGGATCTCAAGCTATCAGTTTATCCGCATCGCGTGTCACCAGTCGATGATTGAGGGCGAGGTGAAAGTGCGCTTTCCGTTTGATACGCCTCGGTTAGCGACTAGCTGA
- a CDS encoding UDP-glucuronic acid decarboxylase family protein, giving the protein MNDSTSTPGNLSPKRILVTGGAGFLGSHLCERLLSEGNEVICMDNYFTGSKQNILPLMENSNFELLRHDVTFPIYLEIDEIYNLACPASPIHYQHDPVQTTKTSVHGAINMLGLAKRTGAKIFQASTSEVYGDPKVHPQHESYWGHVNPIGFRSCYDEGKRCAETLFFDYHRQHNLQIKVGRIFNTYGPRMHPNDGRVVSNFIMQALTGEPITIYGEGNQTRSFCYCLDLIDAFVRIMATGDDFTGPVNIGNPDEFTIRQLAEKVIEMTGSSSKLVFNDLPSDDPTQRRPDITKAKEELSWEPKVNLEQGLEKTIAYFDGLLKSGATGQKVA; this is encoded by the coding sequence ATGAACGACTCAACGTCAACCCCTGGCAATCTGAGCCCAAAGAGAATTCTGGTGACAGGAGGGGCTGGTTTCCTCGGCTCACATCTTTGCGAGCGCCTGCTCTCCGAAGGTAACGAAGTTATCTGTATGGATAACTACTTCACCGGTTCCAAGCAGAATATTTTGCCGCTGATGGAGAATTCCAATTTCGAGCTCCTGCGTCACGATGTCACATTTCCTATCTATCTGGAAATAGACGAAATATACAATCTGGCATGTCCTGCATCGCCGATTCACTATCAGCATGATCCTGTGCAGACTACCAAGACGAGCGTGCATGGTGCGATCAACATGCTGGGCTTGGCAAAACGTACGGGTGCGAAGATATTTCAGGCGTCTACCAGCGAAGTATATGGCGATCCGAAGGTACATCCTCAGCATGAGAGCTACTGGGGACATGTCAATCCGATTGGTTTTCGCTCTTGCTACGATGAAGGCAAGCGTTGTGCGGAAACTTTGTTTTTTGACTATCACCGTCAGCATAATCTGCAAATCAAAGTGGGTCGCATCTTCAATACCTACGGCCCGCGAATGCACCCGAACGATGGGCGTGTGGTTTCCAACTTCATCATGCAGGCCCTAACTGGGGAGCCCATTACCATCTACGGTGAAGGTAACCAGACACGTTCTTTTTGCTATTGCCTGGATTTGATTGATGCATTCGTTCGCATCATGGCCACTGGGGACGACTTTACCGGACCTGTCAATATTGGCAACCCGGATGAATTTACCATTCGTCAGCTGGCTGAGAAAGTCATAGAGATGACCGGATCGAGTTCGAAGTTGGTTTTCAATGATCTACCTAGCGACGATCCAACCCAGCGTCGCCCCGATATCACCAAGGCCAAAGAGGAGCTAAGCTGGGAGCCAAAGGTGAATCTTGAGCAAGGTCTGGAGAAGACTATCGCCTATTTTGATGGTTTGCTTAAGTCAGGTGCTACCGGGCAAAAAGTGGCCTGA